The sequence below is a genomic window from Chryseobacterium foetidum.
CCAAAAAAAGGAAAGAAAAAATCAATTTTACTTTTGAAGCTAAAAAACCTACTTTTGCAGAGACGATTCATCTTGAACATAAAGATTTCAAGATAAACATCAAACTTTTTAAAATAACAGAAACTGAATAAAATGCAGACTATACTGACAGACTTTTACACATTGGAAGGCTACGAAAAATCAGAAAACGGGAGCTTCTCGGCTTGCATCACGCTGAATCAGAACCACGAAATTTTCAAAGGCCATTTCCCTGGAAATCCGGTGACGCCAGGCGTTTGTATGATGCAGATTGTAAAAGAACTCACAGAAGAATTTACAGGAAATAAATTATTCCTGAAATCTGCCTCCAACGTAAAATTCATGGCCATCATCAACCCTTTTGAAACGCCAAATCTGACGATGCAGCTTGATATTAAGGAAGTCGAAAACGAAGTGAAGGTAAAAAACACAACAGCTTTTGGCGAGACTATTGCATTAAAAATGTCTGTTAATTATACAAAGATTTAAATATGAAATTTTTATTTTCATTCATAACAGTATTATTTTTATTTTTCCAAAGTGGCGATTTGGATGCTTTGAGAAACGCTTACTCCAAAGCCAACGCCTCCAACGAAGGCGCAAAAAACTTCATTGAACTGGCCGATAAAAATTCCTCTTCAGACGCATTAGTCAAAGGCTACAAAGCAGCTGCAGAAATTCTGGAAGCCAAGGTGACGACCGAGAAAAACAAAAGAAAATCTTTCGTAAAATCCGGTGCAACACAACTGGAAAGCGTGATAAAATCAAATCCAAATAACGTAGAATTACGTTTAATCAGAATGAGCGTTCAGGAGAATATCCCGAAAATTGTGGGCTATTCTAAAAACCTGAAAGAAGATAAAGCATTCATTATCACTAACTATTCAAAGCAGAATGCCGCACTGAAAACGTACATCAAAAAATTCTCAATGCAGTCTAAAACAATGACCGCAACCGAGAAAAATTCGTTGAAATAAATGACACTTTCTGAAGTACAGAATGCAATTGACGAAAGGAAAATCTGCGTTTTAATACCAACTTATAACAATGCAAAGACGTTAAGAAGAGTCATTGACGGCGTTTTGGACTACACCCAAGACATTATCATTGTCAACGACGGTTCCACAGATTCTACTTCAGAAATTTTAAAAACCTATCCGCAACTCACCGCCATCCACCTTCCCGAAAACAAAGGAAAGGGAAACGGACTGAAAATCGGTTTCAGGAAAGCAAAAGAACTTGGCTACCATCACGCCATCACGATTGATTCTGACGGACAACACTATCCCAACGATATTCCCGTTTTTGTGAATGCTTTACTTGAAGAAAACGAAGATGTTTTACTGATTGGCAACCGAAATATGTCGCAGGACGGCATTCCCAAAAAAAGCAGTTTCGGAAACCGCTTTTCCAACTTTTGGTTTTGGTTCGAGACCGGAATTAAGCTTGAAGACACACAATCCGGCTATCGTTTATATCCTCTACACAAAATTCCGAAGAAATATTTCACACCAAAATTCGAGTTTGAAATTGAAATCATTGTTCGAACCGCCTGGCGTCATATTCCCGTAAAAAATGTTCCCATAAAAGTGCTGTATGACCCTGCAGAACGGGTTTCCCACTTCAGACCGTTCAAAGATTTTACGAGAATCAGCATTCTCAATACGATTTTGGTCACCATCACGCTCCTCTACATCATTCCGCGGAATTTCATCAATAATTTCAGAAAAAAAAGCTTTAAAAAATTCATCAAAGAAGATGTTCTGGAAAGCGACGGCAGCAACCGCACCAAGGCCTTTTCCATTGCGCTGGGCGTGTTCGTGGGCTTCTCGCCGTTTTGGGGATTTCACACGCTGCTGGTGATTTCGCTGTCCGTGCTTTTTAAGCTCAACAAAGTGCTCGCATTCATCGCATCCAACGTGAGTCTGCCGCCGTTTATTCCTTTCATCATCGTGGCTTCCCTGTTTTTGGGTTCACCTTTCGTAGAAGGAGACAGCGACATTTTCAATCAGGAATGGAATTTTGAACTGGTAAAAAATCACTTTTTACAATACATCATCGGAAGCATGATTTTGGCAATTTCAATGTCAGCCATTTTGTGGATTGCCACGTTTCTGTTCTTAAATAAAGTCAGTCCAGAAAATAATTAAAATAATTTGGGCAGCTGTATCCGCCTTCCGTTCCCGCTTTTTTTCTGTCATTGCGAAGAAATGGTAACCTAAAAAAAACTTTTCGTCCACGCAATGCCAGAAAAAAGAGCTCCACTCAAGTCGGGCTGCGAAGACGTTTCGTCTTTTTTTTCAATATTTCGAACAACTATAACTCAATAAAATATCTCAATTTTTCGTCCCCGCACCCTTCCACGAAGTGGCTGAATAGGAATAGCCGTGGCTAAAACCATGGAAACAACAGTAAAGCAATCGAACCACAAACTCTTTAAATTTAAATAGCTCTTGGTTAAATCGAGCAACCAGATTAGGCGAAGACAATCTAAGGATAACAAATAATACAACAACAGAACCACGAAGTGGTTCAATTTGAATAGCCGTGGGTGAAACCCATGGATGAAAACAACACAGAAACTGAACCACGAAGTGGTTCAACTAATCATTTCAATCTCTTCCCCGTTTTCTTCAAAAATTTCTCAACATTTTTTCTATCCGGCACTGTTGTAATCTCCTTCGTCAACGCTTTTTCAAATTCAAACTTAGCTTTTGAATATTCTTTTTGTTGAAAATAATATCTGCCCGCCTGATAGTAGACTACCCAAAAATCAGGATTCAAAGAATGATAATGCGGAATAAAACCGTCTGACAAAACAACGTCATTGCCATCAATTGCATTTTGAACTTCACCGTTCGCAAATTTAAATTCTTCATAATCTTCAAACGCCTGAGAATCTAAAAATGAATCTTTCGCAATATTCAGTTCCGGTTTTGAAAAATCACCATCTTTCAATCTTTCATTCGAAAAAATTTCATTCAAATCATAACAGACAAATTCTCCCAGCTGATACGGACTTGAAGACACCCAAACCAATCTCTTCTCGGGCGAAAAAATCACGGCATGATGTGCCAGCAACTGATTGATTGCTTTTTCATTCCCATAACCGATACTTTTATCTTTCAAACCAGACTTATCTCTGAGAATGGAAGCCATTTTCTCAGGATTAAGCTTTTTATTCTCTTGCAAAAGCTCCTGAAGCTTTTCGTATCGGTATGCGGAATGGCTTTCTACAATATGTTTTTGATTTCTTTTATCATTTTTATACGCATCCGACTGAAAATGATTCGTACAGAAAACCCTGCTTGAATTAGCGACATCATAAACACCGAAATTTTTAGGTGAAACTTCAATGATGACTGCTTTTTTATCATTTGCACTTCCAACCAAAATAGATTCAGAGACAAAAACCTTCCGCTTCTTTGCAATTTCAACTGCCTCATCAATGTTCTTTGCATATTGCAAAATCTCTCTCGTCACCAAAGAAATCGGCGTTTTTGCCGTTAAGGGAATTTTAGATTTTCCTGCGTTAATCGTTACTGTAATTCCTTCCTTATTCATTCCGGAAACGACGCCAATCATTCCGGGCCAGCTCACCGACAGGTATGGAATTCCATTTTCCGGTTCAACAAATTCAATCAATTTATTTTTTGCAAAATCATCGCCGACGTAAAAATCGAAATTTCTTCCGATTAATAAATCTCCATCTTCCGTATTTTCATTCCAGACTGCGAGAGAAGTACAGCCAACGACCATCAAATCCTGCATGGCGTGACCGATGTCGTGAGCACCGTGCAGATACATCGCTCTTCTGAATTTCGGTGCGATATAATCATATCTGTCTGATGAATATTGAGATAATCCGTACAATTCTGCCTGAAAATCATCTCTCACATTGAGATACATTTTCCTGTTGTACCATTTAAGAAAACCTCGCAACAGATTTTGTTTAAATTTCGATGGAACAAATGTTTCTACTTTTGAAAAGAAAATTTCTTCCTGCTTCTGCATCAGGTTTTGAGTTAGTGCTCCATTGTTATAACCGAGTTGTAAAGGATTTCCTTTGATGTACAATTCCCAAAGCTGCTGCTTATTTTTGGTTAAATAATTTTGTTTAAATGAAAAAGTAGAATCATTCATCTTCTGAACTTTCGGAATTTCCAAAGCATATTGTTTAATTTCCGGAATGTGTTTTACAGACTTTCTTGTTCCGCATGAAAGAAGACTTAAAATACAAAATATATAAACTAAAATTCTATTTTTCATCAGTTTGATTTAAAACCTGAGTCAAACGTTCGTCAATTAATTCCTTCCCTAAAATCTCAGCGCAAGTGTTAAACGCACCAATGGTACAGCCCAAAATCCCATGCATATTTACAGATTGGCCAGTCAGGAAGAGATTATCAATTTTAGTTCTTGGTGAAACCATCGTTTTTAAAGGATTTTCTGAGCTTTTGATGTAACCGTACATATTTCCCTCGAAACTGCCGATGTAATCGCGATACGACAAAGGTGAAGATGTGTAAATACTTTTTATTGAATCTCTCAGATTTGGGATTTTCTTTTCTAAGGCCTGAATCATTTTTCCAGCTTTTTCCAGTTTGAATTTTTCGTATAATTCATCTCTTTCCTGCTGATTTGCGATTGTGTTGAATGTATTTTCCCATTCTTTTACTTCCTCAAAATCCATGTAGGAAATGGCTGTCAGACTTTCTGCAAATTCGGGCTGATGCTTCGAAGGTGTGGAAGACAGCATATACGTTTCCGGCCAGTTTTCTTTTTTATATTGAGAAGCTTTCCAAACTAAATCTTTAGATGAAAAGTGGTACACATTGTAATCAAAATTTGAAATAGCACTTGGTTTTAAAACCAGATACACGCTAAAACATGATGAAACCGGCTCCCAGCTTAATATTCTGTTGAGGAAAGACTTTTTCAGTCGGTTTTCTCCAATCAGTTTTATGGCAGAGCGGATTTCAATATTTGAAATAAACTGTTGGGCAAAATATTCTTCCCCATCTTTGGTTTTAGCAGACTTTAACACATTGTCTTCATCAAAATTAAACTCAGTCACTTCAGAATGTTTGAAGACATCCGCTCCGTATTCCCGTAATTTTTTGATGAGTAGTTTTGAAATCTGGCTTCCACCTTTCACACATTTGTAAGCACTTTGAACATAAGAATTGATGGTCAGCGCATGAACGTAAAACGGTGTATTCTCAGAATCTCCGGCATAGAGAAAATTTGAACCCAACAAAACCGCTTGAAGTTTTTCGTTTGAGGTAATTGATTCAATGAATCTTTTGGTGTTGAGATGCAGAATTTCTTCACTGTAACTGTTTTGTCCGACCACATTATATCTTGGAAAATAGTTGCAAACCCGCTGGATTTCCTCACAATAATTTTCCAGATTTTCTTTTTCGTCAGGAAAATATACTGAAAGCTGTTTTACAAAATTGTCGTAACCCTGAGCGTGAGGATACTCAATCTCATCGTCTTCAAAAGTGATTTTATCGTAACCGTCTTCATCCATTTTCTGGAGCTGGAGGTCATCCATAATTTCTAAATACGAAAAGAACTGATGCAGATTTTGCCCTTGTGACAGTCCGCCAAGATAATGGACGCCTGTATCAAAAATGAGTTTGTCACGTGAAAATGTCTGAAGGTTTCCGCCATATTGATTGTTTTTTTCGAGAACGCAGACTTTCAGACCATCTTTCGCCAAAATAAGCGCCGAAACAAGACCGCCGAGACCGCTGCCAATGACCAATATGTCGTAGTTTTTTTTCAAATTCTGATTACAGTTTTTAAGGGGAAAAGGTACAAAAGTTTATCAAATTGTTTAGAATAAATGTGCTTATTTAAACAAAGGTTTGCAAAGATTTCTGCGAAGAAAGCGTTAAAAGATTTCCCACAGATAGCACAGATTTTCACAGATGAGAAACTGTCTCTTTTTACTTTTTATTTGGCTCTTTTAAAACATAGAATTGCCCGCAGCCCGACTTGAACGGAGCTCTTTTTGTGAGGAGGTACGACGAGCAAAAAAGCGGGAGTGGAAGGCGGAAAAGCTGCCCAAATAAAAATTATGAACTCAGTATCAAATAAGAAATCAATCTACATCGTCCCAAAAGTCGAAGTAATTGAACCATTGGAGTGGATATTTTCTGACCATCGATTCGAGATTTTGGGTGTAGGAATTGAGAAGTCCCTGTGCATCGCGTTTTTTAACCTGCTGAGCGACTCTTGCGTACAAATGATAATGTAGATTTTTCTCCTTCATCACATAAACATAAACCACGGGAACGCCCAATCTTGAGGCAATGAGAAAAGGACCCGCCGGAAATTTTGCGGATTTCCCAAGCAAATCGGCTTCAAGGAATTTTGAACCTTCGAAGTAACGGTCGCCGGTGAAACAGATGAGTTCGTTTTTTGACAGCGCTTCGTTGATGTCGAAAATGTGCGACATATCGTCTTTTACGTAGATGAATTTGATGTTGCTCTGCTTCACAGAAACGCTTTCGAGGTATTCTTTGATGACGGTAACCTCTTGGTCTGTCGTCACTAAGTTAATCTGACAATCGAAATCAATGTCGGCGAAAAAATGTTCGGCAATTTCGAAATTTCCGATGTGGGCGCTGATGAGAACGCCGCCTTTTTTCTCGGCAAGAAGGTTACGAAGGTTTTCGATTCCATCGAATTCGTAAGTATATTTTTCACGTAAACCTGCTGAGATGGCGGTTTTGTCGATTAAAGTCTGACCGAATGTGAAGTAGCTCTTATAAACCGAAATTCTCGTTTTCCAGGAACTGAAGTTGAGCCTTTTTTTGAAGTAATATGAAATGTATTGGTTGCTCTTTTTTTCGAATAAAAAGTAGTAGGAAGCAACAAAATAAAGTACAAAATACGAACTGCGGATTCCAATATTCCTAATGCACCAGACGAAAATTCTGTACCCTAAGATGGTGCCTTTAGACTTGCCTTTCCACTTGTTCATAGTTTCAATTTAACAATGTATCAATGTAACAGTGTAACAATTTTTGTGCATTGGTACATCGCTATATTGTTATATTGCTACATTTTTAAGGAGATTTTGTTTTCGATTGTTGAGTAAAAATCGTCGAAAGTGATGATGTCTTTGAAATCGGCTTCGCCTAATTTCACACCAAAATTGGATTCGATGACCACCACCAAATCGATATAATCTAAACTGTCTAAGCCCAAAGTTTTCTTGAAGTGGGCGTCATTGCTGATTTCGTCGGCATCTACCTCAAATTCATTGATTAAAAAATCATTAGCAACGGCAACAATTTTTTCTCTTTCCATGTTTTTTTATTCAAATTTTTTAACGATTAATGCGGAATTGGTTCCCCCAAATCCGAAAGAATTCGACAAAAATACGTCAATTTTTTGATTTTTAGTTTCGGAGATTAAATTTATCTTTTTTGCGTCTTCATCGGGATTTTCCAAATTGATGTTGGGAGCCACAAAACCGTTCTGCATCATCAGAATGGAGTAAATCACTTCACTCGCACCTGCCATCCAGCATTCGTGACCGGTCATTGATTTGGTTGAGCTTACCGGAACTTCACTTCCGAAAATTTCGTGAATTGCTTTTGCCTCGTTGGCATCGCCGATGGGTGTGGAAGTCGCATGAGCATTGATATAATCGACATCTTTCACTTCAAGACCGGATTGTTTCAAAGCCCGGTTCATTGCTAAAGCCGGCCCGTCGATATTCGGAGTGGAAATATGTCCGCCATTGGAAGAAAAGCCGTAACCAACGATTTCTGCAATGATATTGGCACCTCTTTTTTGGGCTGATTCCAAACTTTCAACAATTAAAGTTGCGGCACCACCGCTTGGAATTAAGCCGTCTCTGTCTGAATCGAAAGGTCTTGAAGCTTTGGTTGGTTCATTTTCTCTTGTTGAAAAAACGCCCAGTCCATCGAAGCTCGCCATTGAATATTTGTTGGTTTCCTGCGCACCACCGCAAACGATGATGTCCTGAAAACCGTTTTTAATCATCATATACGCCAATCCCAGAGAGTGCGAACCGCTTGCACAGGCTGCGCTGATGGTTAAATTGATTCCTCTTAATTTAAAAATGGTGGAAAGATTCATCGTTACTGTGGAGTTCATCGATTTGAAAATCGCTCCTGAACCCATCAAAGTGGTGTCTTTTTTTTCTCTTGCGATGTCGATTGATTCTACGACTGCTTTGGAAACGCTGTCGTTTCCATATAAAATTCCGACTTCATTCTGGTCGAGAAAATCCTGATTGATATTGGCTTGTTGTAAAGCATCAAGTGTTGCGATGTAGGCATACTCGCTTTCTTCGCCCATGCTTACACGTTGTCTACGATTCAAAAGATTCTTCAAATCCGGCTTGGGAACAACGCCGCTAAGGCCGGACCTGAAGCCGAATTCTTTTCTCTCATCGACCAAAACAATTCCGGATTTACCTTGATACAGGGATTCTTTCACTTCCTCCAAAGAAGTGCCGATGCAAGAATAAATTCCCATTCCGGTAATGACTACCCTATTTTCCATTCTATAAATTCAAGATTTAAAATTCAAAGTTCAAAATTACTGCTCTAAATTTTAAGAATAAATTCCTCCGTTAATATTAATAATTTCTCCTGTGATGTAGGAAGATTTTTTTGAGGCTAAAAATGCGACCAAATCTGCCACTTCTTCTGCTTCCCCGAAACGGTTGGCCGGAATCATCGCTTTCAGTTCGTCTTCATTGAAATCCTGTGTCATATCGGTTTTGATGAAGCCTGGCGCCACAGCATTTACTGTGATATTCCTTTTGGCAACTTCCTGAGCCAACGCTTTTGTAACGCCAACCAAAGCACCTTTTGCTGCTGAATAATTTGTCTGTCCGGCCGTTCCTTTCACTCCGGAAACGGAAACCATATTGATTATTCTGCCGTATTTGTTTCTTAATAATTTCTGAATGAAAAAATTGGTTACGTTATAAAAACCGTTTAAGCTCGTGTTAATCACCGAGTTCCAGTCTTCGCTTGGCATCCACATAAATAATCCGTCTCTTGTGATTCCGGCATTGTTGACAATCACCTCAACGATAGATTTTGGATTATTTTCCTGCCATTCATTTAAAACTTTTTGAGTTTCTTCAGCATTTCCTACATCGAATTTAAGAATTTCTCCGGTAGAACCCAACTCTTCAACTTTGGTTAAAGTTTCCTTTGCTGCGACTTCATTTGAAGTGTAGTTGATGAGAATATGGTAATTTTTTTCTTCAGCCAGTTTGATACAGATTGCTCTTCCGATACCTCGGGAACCACCTGTTATGATTGCACATTTCATGTGTAGTTTTTATATTTTATTGTTGAACCCTTTCAGGGTTCGGATTGTATTTTTCCTATTTATTTCCATAGGTTTCACCTACGGCTATTCATATTGAACCCTTCGGGTTTTGATTGCATCTTCCAGTTTCCTTGCCCTAGGTTTGGCTTCGCCGAAGTTTGTATCAAAATTTTATCTACGACTGTTTATATTGAAACCTTCGGGTTTTCTGATTTCCAAATTAGTTTTTCAGATATTCTTTTACTTTCTCTACAAACGGATACATAATCAAATCTTCTTTGAAAGCTGGAACAATTGCCCGAACTTCATCGTATAATTTTTTTGTATTTGATGAAATTTCGTTCTGACATTCTAAAAACTCTATCGCCTGAACAACCGTAATCAATTCGATTGCCAAAACCTCGAAAGCATTGTTAATAACCTTGCTACAAATCACCGCAGAATTGGTTCCCATACTCACGATATCCTGATTATCATTGTTATTCGGAATACTGTGAACATACATCGGATTCGACAGCATCTGACTTTCTGCTGTTGTGGAAGTTGCAGTGAACTGAACGCCTTGCATTCCGAAATTCAATCCTAATTTTCCGAGATTGACAAATGGTGGGAAAATCTCGTTGATTTTTGCATTGAGAAGATAATTCAACTGTCTTTCTGCAAGCATCGTCAGTTTTGTAATCACGATTTTCAGCTTGTCCATTTCCAGAGAAATATAATCGCCGTGGAAGTTTCCGCCGTGGTAAACGTGTTGGTCTTCGGGAATGATAATCGGATTATCATTGGCAGAATTAATTTCATCTTCCAGGATTTTTTCCGTGAATTCCAAAGTATCTAAAACCGGCCCTAAAATCTGAGGAACACAACGTAATGAATAATACTCCTGAACTTTATCTTTGAAGATTTCCTCTTTATTTTCTTTGTTATAGAGATGATCTTCTCTTTTTCTGATTAATTTGCTGTCAGAAAGACTTTCGCGCATTCTGGACGCGATTTTTTGTTGGCCTTCATGTCTTTTTGTCGAGTTCAAAGCTTCAGAAAAATGGTCATCGTAGGCTTTAACAATTTCATTGATTGCACACGAAAGTTTCACTGAAATATCGACTAACTTTCTTGAATAATAGGCGTTGATAATTCCAATTCCCGTCATTGTGGAAGTTCCGTTCATCAATCCTAGACCTTCACGGATGTGAACTTTTATCGGTTCAAGATTTAATTCGGCAAAAACATCTTTGGTTGCGCGTCTTTTATTATTATAGAAAACTTCTCCTTCTCCAATTAAAACCAAAGCCAAATGCGCCAACTGAACTAAATCGCCACTTGCGCCAACGCCACCGTGTTCGAAAATCAACGGCGTAACATCTTTGTTAATCAATTCTTTAAGTAAAAAAACAACAGAAGGATGAATACCGGATTTTCCTAAACTTAATGTGTTCAATCTCGCCAACATTACCGCTTTTGCAGATTGAGGCGAAAGTGGATTTCCCACACCTGAAGAGTGGCTTCTAATTAAATTATACTGAAGCTGATTTCTGTTTTCTTCACTGATTCTATACTGCGCCATTGGCCCAAAACCAGTGTTTACGCCATAAATAACTTTATCTTTGGAAAATTCTTCTAAAAAACTGAAACCGTTTTCTACTTTGGAAATCAGTGTTTCACTTAATTCAAGCGTTTCTTTATCAAAAATAATTTTATAAAAATCCTCTAATTGGAGGTTAGCCGTTAATATCATCTATCAATATTTAAAAAAAGAAAAAAAACTGATTTGGAATCAATTTTTTGTGATTAATTTTGTGACGCAAATATAGATAGAATATCACACAAAATGAAAGAATTTGTAGATGTCCTTGTGATTGGCGCCGGACCTTCCGGTTGTGTCTCTTCCGCATATCTTCATAACAACGGCGTAAAGGTGAAAGTGGTGGAAAAAACCATGTTCCCAAGATTAGTTGTTGGTGAAAGCCTGATTCCGCGGGTGATGGATCATTTTGAAGAAGCCGGATTATTTCCGGCATTAGATAAAATGGGCTTCGAAAAGAAACTTGGTGCACGTTTTATGCGGGGTGATGAAGTCTGCATTTTCGATTTCAGCAATAAATTCGGCGAAGGCTGGGACTGGACGTGGCAGGTTCCAAGAGCTGATTTCGACAATACTTTGGCTCAGGAAGTGATTAACAAAGGAGTTGATCTTGAATTTGAAACTGAAGTAATCGGCATTGAATTTAACGGAACAGATTCTATAACAACTGTAAAAAGCAAAGACGGAAAAACCAAGGAAATCCATGCAAAATTTGTGATTGATTCCAGCGGTTACGGAAGAGTTTTACCGAGACTTTTAGATTTAGAAAAGCCTTCAAAACTTTCTCCGCATTCGGCAATTTTTGCTCACGTGGAAGACATTAACAGAGAAGAAGGTGAAGAAGGAACTTTAATTTCTTTTGATATTATTGAAACGGAAGTTTGGCTTTGGGTAATCCCATTTTCGAATGGAAACACAAGTGTCGGAATTGTTGGTCCGACTGAATATATTGAAAAACTATCTGAAAAAGGCGATACTGCTGAAGCTTTGAGAAAAGCAATTTCACTTTCCGATTATTATGTAAAACGTTTCGGAGATGTAGATTTTCTTTTTGAACCAAAACATCTGAAAGATTATTCCTGTTCCGTTAAAAAATTATTCGGAGACGGATTTGCTTTAACAGGGAACGCTTCAGAATTTCTTGATCCTGTTTTTTCTTCAGGAATGGCATTTGCAACAGAAGGAGGGATGACTGCCGCAAAACTGGCAATAAGACAGTTAAACGGTGAAAAAGTCGATTGGCAGACAGAATTTGCAGATTATAT
It includes:
- a CDS encoding NAD(P)/FAD-dependent oxidoreductase: MKEFVDVLVIGAGPSGCVSSAYLHNNGVKVKVVEKTMFPRLVVGESLIPRVMDHFEEAGLFPALDKMGFEKKLGARFMRGDEVCIFDFSNKFGEGWDWTWQVPRADFDNTLAQEVINKGVDLEFETEVIGIEFNGTDSITTVKSKDGKTKEIHAKFVIDSSGYGRVLPRLLDLEKPSKLSPHSAIFAHVEDINREEGEEGTLISFDIIETEVWLWVIPFSNGNTSVGIVGPTEYIEKLSEKGDTAEALRKAISLSDYYVKRFGDVDFLFEPKHLKDYSCSVKKLFGDGFALTGNASEFLDPVFSSGMAFATEGGMTAAKLAIRQLNGEKVDWQTEFADYILYGVNVFTTYVKEWYTGNLQELFFHQPENPDVKRKICAVLAGYVWNKKNTFVRIHDTAIVNLANFIKTEKMQS